In one Streptomyces sp. NBC_01288 genomic region, the following are encoded:
- a CDS encoding YwqJ-related putative deaminase gives MTIMNATQTGPHTGAHTGPSGDPRVGWSATEARHAPALSHRRDGILPTVAAALSVRGATTLTGTAARGDQPPALHPLVQDFLDTLTSAQRDRFTGRCAEAILISRHITVADEDRSKRAARKPMTNGEARKTLKQAKLTARRIREDGDPLHGSFAPPCRACTALSAHFGVRVVDPATETG, from the coding sequence ATGACGATCATGAACGCGACGCAGACGGGACCGCACACCGGGGCGCACACCGGACCTTCAGGCGACCCCCGGGTCGGCTGGAGCGCCACCGAGGCCCGGCACGCACCGGCCCTCAGTCACCGCCGTGACGGCATACTTCCGACCGTCGCCGCCGCCCTCTCCGTGCGCGGCGCCACCACCCTCACCGGCACCGCCGCCCGCGGCGACCAGCCGCCCGCGCTGCACCCGCTCGTGCAGGACTTCCTCGACACCCTCACCAGCGCCCAGCGCGACCGGTTCACCGGCCGCTGCGCCGAGGCGATCCTCATCTCCCGGCACATCACCGTCGCCGACGAGGACCGCAGCAAGCGCGCCGCGCGCAAGCCGATGACCAACGGCGAGGCCCGCAAGACCCTCAAGCAGGCCAAGCTCACCGCCCGCCGCATCCGCGAGGACGGCGACCCCCTGCACGGCAGCTTCGCGCCCCCCTGCCGGGCCTGCACAGCCCTGAGCGCCCACTTCGGCGTCCGAGTCGTAGACCCCGCGACAGAAACGGGCTGA
- a CDS encoding SUKH-4 family immunity protein yields MVTFAQAQERAEEWINGDVPSYQHREVRVREFELGFVIWAEDRADGPRSDGGAQRMVLARDSGEATLWPALPVGEVVRRYEEEYGRADEIADAVPAAPARVDLNQTSFLLSPPEWLQEAADKLGIPDRRGESASASTPAAGAGVGTRGPLPETQAGVPAASAWPDAGGSGVPDDAPAVPAGATPWAGTDTNADPGEDRSVPLPATVFAPPLREPEDNTPPDAKTALISGGSQLPRTATSPALDESHSSSNSGGGVGGVGGSAQGNTPPSYGYPQRAGNAPQPPGGPGVPGRALAPNAGDIADAATSKAAPPPRRGGGSTTPPPPGAPGTPGGRPGGAAASPPPPPPPAGGYVATQMVSGLGPDGPGGQAGPGAPQPPGAPGAPNTPGGTPPGGVHHAATMLADPGQGGPGAAGPRPPQPPGAPGVPHAPGVPGAPGGHGGPGSPGAPQPPNAPGTPGSQGGAHGAVHHAETMLAGPPMGGPGVPPPPQFPGAPGVLGAPGMPPGAVPPGVMPPGAMPPPGQPMPGQGMPPAPGQPFPGQQQPAYGYPQQGVPTVGPGYQAVLRYRAPDGSEQQLIRRSAPGTPHPEWQIFHELRGMNIPPDQVLELHTELESCELPGAYCARMIREQWPQARIASIAPYGTDHASRQQGMRELIAHQGELHQVADGPARLAPVRAPLPPVQPTPPIPPEAIAQELAGAFGPGVFRFEQAAVSRQGVPPVVAHTLVAAGLPMDMGPFFWAQAQPGRPVPTLAELAQERGVRPSADAGSYLVMGSDFGRAICVQYGTANIVAVPVEAGPGGAPVPPQFVNTGLPEFARCLALLGRMWRLRYGLNQEQAGRWTVDFQAQLASLDPAALGSPESWWSVLLEQMWDGLL; encoded by the coding sequence ATGGTGACCTTCGCGCAGGCGCAGGAGCGCGCCGAGGAGTGGATCAACGGCGATGTGCCGTCGTACCAGCATCGCGAGGTGCGGGTGCGGGAGTTCGAACTCGGCTTCGTGATCTGGGCCGAGGACCGCGCCGACGGACCGCGTTCGGACGGCGGCGCACAGCGGATGGTCCTCGCCCGCGACAGCGGCGAGGCCACGCTGTGGCCCGCGCTGCCGGTGGGCGAGGTCGTCCGCCGCTACGAGGAGGAGTACGGCCGCGCCGACGAGATCGCCGACGCGGTACCGGCCGCTCCCGCGCGGGTGGACCTCAATCAGACCTCGTTCCTGCTGAGTCCGCCGGAGTGGTTGCAGGAGGCGGCGGACAAGCTGGGGATTCCGGACCGGCGCGGGGAGTCGGCCTCGGCCTCGACTCCCGCTGCTGGTGCGGGTGTTGGGACGCGGGGTCCGCTTCCGGAGACGCAGGCCGGGGTGCCCGCCGCTTCGGCGTGGCCCGACGCCGGTGGGTCCGGGGTGCCGGACGACGCGCCCGCCGTGCCTGCCGGGGCGACTCCCTGGGCGGGGACCGACACCAACGCGGATCCCGGCGAGGACCGTTCGGTACCGCTGCCCGCGACCGTGTTCGCGCCGCCGCTGCGGGAGCCCGAGGACAACACCCCGCCCGACGCCAAGACCGCGCTGATCTCCGGGGGCAGCCAACTCCCGCGTACGGCGACGTCTCCGGCGCTCGATGAGTCCCACTCCAGCTCCAACTCCGGTGGTGGGGTTGGTGGCGTTGGTGGTTCGGCTCAGGGCAACACGCCGCCGTCGTACGGGTATCCCCAACGGGCCGGTAACGCGCCTCAGCCTCCTGGCGGGCCCGGGGTGCCGGGGCGGGCGCTCGCGCCCAACGCCGGGGACATCGCCGATGCCGCCACCAGCAAGGCGGCGCCTCCGCCGCGCCGGGGCGGTGGTTCTACGACGCCTCCTCCGCCGGGTGCTCCGGGGACGCCGGGTGGGCGGCCGGGTGGTGCGGCCGCATCGCCTCCGCCTCCTCCGCCGCCGGCGGGTGGGTATGTGGCGACGCAGATGGTTTCGGGGCTCGGGCCGGACGGGCCTGGCGGGCAGGCGGGGCCCGGTGCGCCGCAGCCGCCCGGGGCGCCCGGTGCTCCGAACACTCCCGGGGGTACGCCTCCGGGTGGGGTGCACCATGCCGCGACGATGCTTGCCGATCCGGGGCAGGGCGGGCCCGGTGCGGCGGGGCCGAGGCCTCCGCAGCCGCCGGGTGCCCCTGGCGTGCCGCATGCGCCCGGGGTTCCGGGTGCGCCTGGTGGTCATGGTGGCCCCGGCTCTCCTGGCGCGCCCCAGCCGCCGAACGCCCCCGGCACCCCCGGTTCGCAGGGTGGTGCCCACGGTGCCGTGCATCACGCGGAGACCATGCTCGCCGGGCCCCCGATGGGTGGGCCCGGGGTGCCTCCGCCGCCTCAATTCCCGGGCGCGCCCGGTGTGTTGGGCGCACCAGGTATGCCGCCGGGCGCGGTGCCTCCCGGTGTGATGCCTCCGGGTGCCATGCCGCCGCCGGGGCAGCCCATGCCCGGTCAGGGCATGCCGCCCGCGCCCGGGCAGCCGTTCCCCGGGCAGCAGCAGCCCGCGTACGGCTATCCGCAGCAGGGGGTGCCGACCGTAGGACCGGGTTATCAGGCCGTGTTGCGGTACCGCGCGCCGGACGGGTCCGAGCAGCAGCTGATCCGGCGGTCCGCGCCGGGGACGCCGCACCCGGAGTGGCAGATCTTCCACGAGCTGCGCGGCATGAACATCCCGCCGGACCAAGTGCTGGAACTGCACACGGAGTTGGAGTCCTGCGAACTGCCGGGCGCGTACTGCGCGCGGATGATCCGTGAACAGTGGCCGCAGGCCCGCATCGCGAGCATCGCGCCGTACGGCACGGATCACGCGAGCCGGCAGCAGGGGATGCGCGAACTGATCGCCCACCAGGGCGAGTTGCACCAGGTCGCCGACGGTCCGGCCCGACTCGCCCCGGTGCGGGCGCCGTTGCCGCCGGTGCAGCCGACGCCGCCGATCCCGCCGGAGGCGATCGCGCAGGAACTGGCGGGCGCGTTCGGGCCGGGCGTGTTCCGCTTCGAGCAGGCGGCGGTGTCCCGGCAGGGTGTGCCGCCGGTCGTCGCGCACACGCTGGTCGCGGCGGGGCTGCCGATGGACATGGGCCCGTTCTTCTGGGCGCAGGCCCAACCCGGGCGCCCGGTACCGACGTTGGCCGAACTCGCGCAGGAGCGCGGGGTGCGGCCGTCCGCCGACGCGGGCTCGTACCTCGTCATGGGCAGCGACTTCGGCCGCGCGATCTGCGTCCAGTACGGCACGGCCAACATCGTCGCCGTGCCCGTGGAGGCGGGGCCGGGCGGTGCGCCCGTACCGCCGCAGTTCGTGAACACGGGGCTGCCCGAGTTCGCGCGCTGTCTGGCGCTGCTCGGCCGGATGTGGCGACTGCGGTACGGGCTCAACCAGGAGCAGGCGGGCCGTTGGACCGTCGACTTCCAGGCGCAGCTCGCTTCGCTGGATCCGGCGGCGCTCGGGTCGCCGGAGAGCTGGTGGTCGGTGTTGCTGGAGCAGATGTGGGACGGGTTGTTGTGA
- a CDS encoding SMI1/KNR4 family protein — MTTGRLGQRAAPPNAAYAGQVVHFPDPVRAARHPRGVRMDEHGYPDFSPYARAVAEIAEPPEGFGVDELRLTDYVSANAALAATGHELWDTVPAVATPHGWTWHHVVGTRRLALVPVDVKALLRHHGGIATAAVDHDKRGTRPLQETRPAHFGLPKSTVAVTEAQVQGVEEDLGYRLPGAYRSFLKAAGGSAPIGTALDAELGLLIDQPFFTVRDEAAVNDLVYVNKCLRDHLTKDYLAVGFVQGGLLAVKVKGQRIGSVWFCAYDDARDVDPSWAPALRVERLLLPAGDDFDQFLARLAGNPPELETVANLMVDGGFAQSVPVSSAASASAVGE; from the coding sequence ATGACGACAGGTCGGCTCGGGCAGCGAGCCGCGCCACCGAACGCGGCCTACGCCGGGCAGGTCGTGCACTTCCCGGACCCGGTCCGGGCGGCCCGCCACCCCAGAGGGGTGCGGATGGACGAGCACGGCTACCCCGACTTCTCGCCGTACGCGCGCGCGGTCGCGGAGATCGCCGAGCCCCCGGAGGGCTTCGGCGTCGACGAGTTGAGGCTGACGGACTATGTGTCGGCGAACGCGGCCCTCGCCGCTACCGGGCACGAGCTGTGGGACACCGTGCCCGCGGTGGCCACCCCGCACGGCTGGACCTGGCACCACGTGGTCGGCACCCGGCGCCTCGCACTCGTCCCCGTCGACGTGAAGGCGCTGCTGCGCCACCACGGCGGGATCGCCACGGCCGCCGTCGACCACGACAAGCGCGGCACCCGCCCGCTCCAGGAGACCCGCCCCGCGCACTTCGGCCTGCCGAAGTCGACGGTCGCGGTGACCGAGGCGCAGGTCCAGGGCGTCGAGGAGGACCTCGGCTACCGACTCCCGGGCGCCTACCGCTCGTTCCTCAAGGCGGCCGGCGGCTCCGCGCCCATCGGCACCGCGCTGGACGCCGAGTTGGGGCTGCTGATCGACCAGCCGTTCTTCACGGTCCGCGACGAGGCCGCCGTCAACGACCTTGTGTATGTCAATAAGTGCCTGCGCGATCACCTCACCAAGGACTACCTGGCCGTCGGCTTCGTCCAGGGCGGCCTGCTCGCGGTGAAGGTGAAGGGGCAGCGGATCGGTTCCGTGTGGTTCTGTGCCTACGACGACGCCCGCGACGTCGATCCGTCCTGGGCGCCGGCCCTGCGCGTGGAGCGGCTGCTGCTGCCCGCCGGGGACGACTTCGACCAGTTCCTCGCCCGACTCGCGGGAAATCCCCCGGAGTTGGAGACGGTGGCGAATCTGATGGTGGACGGCGGGTTCGCCCAGTCCGTTCCGGTGTCGTCCGCGGCCTCGGCGTCCGCGGTGGGGGAGTGA
- a CDS encoding DUF485 domain-containing protein, giving the protein MHSSPDPYTPYDPDAAPDADPYTPDAPDSVPYTPYDHAPPPTPPSPPPPRTSPPTVTYPWQPPPPPPERRRLPRRPALGNHSDLRILRGAYRRQRRVATSAALGYFCLFLGLSAFAPALMSSTGTGGVPTGLLLALAQLPVTWLATALYERTARRRVDPLADRFRRQAELDARREAAR; this is encoded by the coding sequence GTGCATTCATCACCCGACCCGTACACCCCGTACGACCCTGACGCCGCCCCTGACGCCGACCCGTACACCCCGGACGCCCCCGACTCCGTCCCCTACACCCCGTACGACCACGCACCGCCCCCCACTCCACCCTCACCCCCGCCCCCACGCACCTCCCCGCCCACCGTCACCTACCCCTGGCAGCCACCCCCGCCTCCACCCGAGCGCCGCCGTCTCCCCCGTCGCCCCGCGCTCGGCAACCACAGCGATCTGCGCATCCTGCGCGGCGCGTACCGGCGTCAGCGCCGGGTGGCGACCAGCGCCGCGCTCGGCTACTTCTGCCTCTTCCTCGGGCTCTCCGCGTTCGCGCCCGCGCTGATGTCGAGCACCGGCACCGGCGGTGTGCCCACCGGACTGCTGCTCGCCCTGGCCCAACTGCCCGTCACCTGGCTCGCGACAGCGCTCTACGAACGCACGGCCCGGCGTCGCGTCGACCCCCTCGCGGACCGCTTCCGCAGACAGGCAGAACTGGACGCCAGACGGGAGGCGGCACGGTGA
- a CDS encoding cellulose-binding protein — protein MSSASVSPRGFVAVRGRGYRPDQVDAYAAAISRYRDVAWERAARLTVLAKDMEAEAERMRVAVSRLAPQTYETLGERARRLFQLGMEEAASLRESARRAAEERVAEAEARAASVLQAAREHADALRAEVEERARQRLLAARAEADDIRIGARREVKEGRTEALSALREVRQRTAAMLGEQAKEHEERWALAEREVSSRAAALDAEYAERMALAEAALGEAEQAFAEAELSDRRRQDEAAERAGEVVAEARVRAERVARDTERVLREHGETWDDVQAHMDHVRSSLTALTGRAAAE, from the coding sequence ATGAGCAGCGCATCGGTGTCACCACGTGGCTTCGTGGCCGTACGGGGGCGCGGCTACCGCCCCGACCAGGTCGACGCGTACGCGGCGGCGATCTCGCGGTACCGGGACGTGGCCTGGGAGCGGGCTGCGCGGCTGACCGTACTGGCCAAGGACATGGAGGCGGAGGCCGAGCGGATGCGGGTGGCCGTGTCCCGGCTCGCTCCGCAGACGTACGAGACGCTGGGTGAACGGGCGCGGCGGCTGTTCCAGTTGGGGATGGAGGAAGCCGCGTCTCTACGGGAGTCCGCGCGGCGTGCGGCGGAGGAGCGGGTCGCGGAGGCCGAGGCGCGCGCCGCGAGCGTGCTCCAGGCCGCGCGGGAGCACGCCGACGCGCTCCGTGCGGAGGTCGAGGAACGGGCTCGGCAGCGGCTGCTCGCCGCCCGTGCCGAGGCCGACGACATCCGGATCGGCGCTCGGCGGGAGGTGAAGGAGGGGCGTACGGAGGCGCTTTCCGCGTTGCGTGAGGTGCGGCAGCGTACCGCCGCGATGTTGGGGGAGCAGGCCAAGGAGCACGAGGAGCGGTGGGCCTTGGCTGAGCGGGAGGTGTCGTCGCGGGCGGCTGCTCTGGATGCGGAGTACGCCGAGCGGATGGCTCTTGCGGAGGCTGCGTTGGGGGAGGCTGAACAGGCTTTTGCCGAGGCGGAGTTGTCGGATCGGCGGCGGCAGGACGAGGCGGCTGAGCGGGCGGGTGAGGTGGTGGCGGAGGCTCGGGTGCGGGCGGAGCGGGTTGCTCGGGATACGGAGCGGGTGCTGCGCGAGCATGGGGAGACCTGGGACGACGTGCAGGCGCATATGGATCATGTGCGGAGTAGTTTGACCGCGCTTACGGGGCGGGCTGCGGCTGAGTGA
- a CDS encoding sodium/solute symporter, with the protein MTGLRDSSQTMSLVAFTSVATITLLLCVMTGPDRDDLDEFYTGYGSLSPLRNGLAIAGDYISAASVLGAGGVIALYGYDGVVLALSTALSLTLLMFLLAEPLRNAGRFTMGDALARRMPGRSVRIVACAVTIIALLPLMLVQLAGAGQLLAFILGFSSDFLQTGCIIGLGALMISYAAIGGMKGTALIQILKIVMLLGSGAVIAVLVLNRFHWDLGAFFDTAGERSGVGPAFLRSGLEFAGGPSPRLDMISSELTVVIGGACLPHITMRMYTASSARQVRRSMSWAVSSVALFVVIVTVVGFGATALLGRAAIARADPQGNTAYLLGSRAVFGTDMSTTETLLFTTVTTAVFLTLLASVAGMILACANSLAHDVFATRIQDMPVRREMTLARYSALAVGVPAIVLATLIQHRGLQPLVTLSFCLGASAIAPALVFSLFWRRYTRTGLLSTLIGGTLSVLLLMPGTNLVSGSPTAAFPHADFNWFPFTTTGLVTIPLGFACGWLGTVASGRREEEEQRGRYDAMEGWILAGAVRKDSGEPHGQPPHDRRKSPA; encoded by the coding sequence ATGACCGGCCTCAGGGACTCCTCGCAGACGATGTCGCTGGTGGCCTTCACCTCCGTCGCCACGATCACGCTCCTGCTCTGCGTGATGACGGGCCCGGACCGCGACGACCTCGACGAGTTCTACACGGGCTACGGCTCCCTCTCCCCACTCCGCAACGGCCTTGCCATAGCCGGTGATTACATCTCCGCGGCGAGCGTGCTGGGCGCGGGCGGGGTGATCGCCCTGTACGGCTACGACGGGGTGGTGCTCGCGCTGAGCACGGCCCTGTCGCTGACGCTGCTGATGTTCTTGCTGGCCGAACCGCTGCGCAACGCGGGCCGGTTCACGATGGGCGACGCGCTCGCCCGCCGGATGCCCGGGCGTTCCGTTCGGATCGTCGCGTGCGCGGTGACGATCATCGCGCTGCTGCCGCTGATGCTGGTCCAACTCGCGGGCGCGGGACAGCTGTTGGCGTTCATCCTCGGCTTCTCCAGCGACTTCCTTCAGACCGGCTGCATCATCGGCCTGGGCGCGCTGATGATCAGCTACGCGGCGATCGGCGGCATGAAGGGCACCGCGCTCATCCAGATCCTGAAGATCGTGATGCTGCTCGGCTCGGGAGCCGTGATCGCCGTACTCGTACTGAACCGTTTCCACTGGGACTTGGGCGCCTTCTTCGACACGGCGGGGGAGCGCAGCGGTGTCGGACCGGCCTTCCTTCGCTCGGGACTTGAGTTCGCCGGAGGCCCAAGTCCCCGGCTGGACATGATCAGTTCAGAGCTGACGGTGGTGATCGGCGGCGCCTGTCTGCCGCACATCACGATGCGCATGTACACCGCGTCGAGCGCCCGGCAGGTGCGGCGGTCGATGTCGTGGGCGGTGTCGAGCGTGGCGCTGTTCGTGGTGATCGTGACGGTCGTCGGGTTCGGCGCGACGGCGCTGCTCGGCCGGGCGGCGATCGCGCGGGCCGACCCGCAGGGCAACACGGCGTATCTCCTGGGCTCGCGTGCGGTGTTCGGGACGGACATGTCGACGACGGAGACCCTCCTCTTCACCACCGTCACCACGGCCGTCTTCCTCACCCTGCTCGCCTCCGTCGCCGGGATGATCCTCGCCTGCGCCAACTCCCTTGCCCACGACGTCTTCGCGACCCGGATCCAGGACATGCCGGTCCGCCGCGAGATGACGCTGGCCCGCTACTCGGCGCTGGCGGTGGGCGTTCCGGCGATCGTGCTCGCGACGCTGATCCAGCACCGGGGCCTGCAACCCCTGGTGACCCTGTCCTTCTGCCTGGGCGCCTCGGCCATAGCGCCCGCCCTCGTCTTCAGCCTCTTCTGGCGCCGCTACACCCGAACAGGCCTGCTCAGCACGCTCATTGGCGGCACCCTCTCCGTCCTCCTGCTGATGCCGGGCACCAACCTGGTCTCCGGCTCCCCCACCGCCGCCTTCCCGCACGCCGACTTCAACTGGTTCCCGTTCACCACGACGGGCCTCGTCACGATCCCCCTCGGCTTCGCCTGCGGCTGGCTGGGCACGGTCGCCTCGGGCCGCCGCGAGGAGGAGGAACAGCGCGGGCGGTACGACGCGATGGAGGGGTGGATCCTGGCGGGCGCGGTACGGAAAGACAGCGGCGAGCCACACGGACAGCCACCGCATGACCGACGTAAAAGCCCCGCATGA
- a CDS encoding PHP domain-containing protein: MSHGHSHGDHGHHHHHHHGDGDTSSLPPALDTSIPDAELTPSQLSRRGMLRRTGLLGAGLAAGGVLAGAGEAVASVQQTSQKSRGGGYLWLAGDHHIHTQYSSDAKYRVIDHVRQANAHGLDWMVITDHGSVAHAKIGVEKVNPDIVEARDQTDDTLVFQGLEWNIPGAEHGTVFVHPGANEVAVLKEFENSFDGSVKNASGNSPANEALAIAGVNFLADQVRRRKVKDALFLANHPARKGIDSPHEIRGWRDAQPSIAVGMEGAPGHQAGGIPKPNGPGGGRGIYDGSPSADSFPGYPLESYRTWGGFDWMTSTVGGLWDSLLAEGKPWWITANSDSHNVYADTAVRGPGGDFNANGRYEDPVYGTGISLTDTDFWPGQYSRTHVGATSFAYKAVMDGIRAGRVWVDHGGLISGLDARLSYAGREVTLGGALHVRRGAQVDLTIRISLANGPNWAQFQPELARVDVIQGDVTGPVADKDVFATPKTKVVKSFEVDRSTGTVRLTYSLGRLDKPVYVRLRGTDGNRSAVGINGPSVDPVGPAMDVLGDADPWKDLWFYSNPMWVLPA; this comes from the coding sequence ATGAGCCACGGCCACAGTCACGGCGACCACGGTCACCACCACCATCACCACCACGGGGACGGCGACACCTCGTCGCTGCCGCCCGCTCTCGACACGTCCATCCCCGACGCCGAGTTGACACCCAGTCAGCTGTCGCGGAGAGGCATGCTGCGCCGAACGGGCCTGCTGGGCGCGGGACTTGCCGCGGGCGGCGTGCTCGCCGGCGCGGGGGAGGCAGTCGCGTCGGTGCAGCAGACGTCGCAGAAGTCGCGCGGTGGTGGCTACTTGTGGCTGGCCGGTGACCACCACATCCACACGCAGTACAGCAGTGACGCGAAGTACCGGGTCATCGACCACGTACGCCAGGCGAACGCGCACGGCCTGGACTGGATGGTCATCACCGACCACGGCAGCGTCGCGCACGCCAAGATCGGTGTGGAGAAGGTCAATCCGGACATCGTCGAGGCCCGTGACCAGACCGACGACACCCTCGTCTTCCAGGGCCTGGAGTGGAACATCCCGGGCGCCGAGCACGGCACGGTCTTCGTGCACCCCGGCGCCAACGAGGTGGCGGTACTCAAGGAGTTCGAGAACTCCTTCGACGGCAGCGTGAAGAACGCGAGCGGCAACTCGCCCGCCAACGAGGCCCTCGCCATCGCGGGCGTCAACTTCCTCGCCGACCAGGTTCGCCGCCGCAAGGTCAAGGACGCGCTGTTCCTCGCCAACCACCCGGCGCGCAAGGGCATCGACTCCCCGCACGAGATCCGCGGCTGGCGCGACGCGCAGCCCTCGATCGCCGTCGGCATGGAGGGCGCCCCCGGCCACCAGGCGGGCGGCATCCCCAAGCCGAACGGCCCGGGCGGCGGCCGCGGCATCTACGACGGCAGCCCGAGCGCGGACTCGTTCCCCGGTTACCCGCTGGAGAGTTACCGCACCTGGGGCGGCTTCGACTGGATGACCTCGACGGTCGGCGGCCTGTGGGACAGCCTCCTCGCCGAGGGCAAGCCGTGGTGGATCACCGCCAACTCCGACTCCCACAACGTCTACGCGGACACGGCGGTTCGCGGCCCGGGCGGCGACTTCAACGCCAACGGCCGTTACGAGGACCCGGTCTACGGCACCGGCATCAGCCTCACCGACACCGACTTCTGGCCCGGCCAGTACTCCCGCACCCACGTCGGCGCGACCTCCTTCGCCTACAAGGCGGTCATGGACGGCATCCGCGCGGGCCGCGTCTGGGTCGACCACGGCGGCCTGATCAGCGGCCTCGACGCCCGCCTGTCCTACGCCGGCCGAGAGGTCACCCTCGGCGGCGCCCTGCACGTACGCCGAGGCGCGCAGGTGGACCTGACCATCCGGATCAGCCTCGCGAACGGCCCCAACTGGGCCCAGTTCCAGCCCGAGTTGGCCCGAGTCGACGTCATCCAGGGCGACGTCACCGGCCCGGTCGCGGACAAGGACGTCTTCGCTACCCCGAAGACAAAGGTCGTCAAGTCCTTCGAGGTCGACAGGTCCACCGGCACCGTCCGCCTCACGTACTCCCTCGGCCGCCTCGACAAGCCGGTCTACGTCCGCCTCCGCGGCACCGACGGCAACCGCTCCGCCGTAGGCATCAACGGCCCGTCCGTAGACCCCGTAGGCCCCGCGATGGACGTCCTCGGCGACGCCGACCCGTGGAAGGACCTCTGGTTCTACTCCAACCCGATGTGGGTCCTCCCCGCATGA
- a CDS encoding SUKH-3 domain-containing protein — protein MQADRDRHYSTRFSVPVDAALRAAGWQPGRWDIKQAEIWADTLRDHTSPAGHQHAVFPAAVEAWAEFGGLRITPSGPGRQISPVALHLDPLHGLHMARTLGDLGRALDTDVSPLGEEPDTQSLLAIDSEGRVYALDHTGDWYLGPDIDQALATLVSGIEPVRLTAG, from the coding sequence ATGCAAGCCGACCGCGACCGCCACTACTCCACGCGCTTCTCCGTACCCGTGGACGCCGCCCTGCGCGCCGCGGGCTGGCAGCCCGGCCGCTGGGACATAAAACAGGCCGAGATCTGGGCGGACACCCTGCGCGACCACACCTCGCCCGCGGGACACCAGCACGCCGTCTTCCCGGCGGCGGTGGAGGCCTGGGCCGAGTTCGGCGGCCTGCGCATCACGCCCTCCGGCCCCGGCCGCCAGATCTCCCCCGTCGCACTCCACCTGGACCCCCTGCACGGCCTCCACATGGCCCGCACCCTCGGCGACCTCGGCCGAGCCCTGGACACCGACGTCAGCCCCCTGGGCGAGGAACCGGACACCCAGTCCCTCCTGGCCATCGACTCCGAGGGCCGCGTCTACGCCCTGGACCACACCGGCGACTGGTACCTGGGCCCCGACATCGACCAGGCCCTGGCCACCCTGGTCTCCGGCATAGAGCCGGTACGACTCACAGCGGGCTGA
- a CDS encoding sensor histidine kinase yields the protein MTTTGEDHATARGGPWWWTRWRSAVLDTGLAAGSAAECGAEGVRFAHDAGIPAAVGVVFGVLAGSALIVRRKWPIAVVLVSIAITPAQMGYLMGIVGLYTLAASELPRRIIGSLAGMSFLGMLIVMFVRVRQDMQRGTWELGDWFVPFASITTAVGMTAPPVLLGLYVGARRRLMESLRERADSLERELQLLAERAEERAEWARGEERTRIAREMHDVVAHRVSLMVVHAAALQAVARKDPEKAVKNAALVGDMGRQALTELREMLGVLRSGDSRDVRERAAVPLAAVGVAAAAAAAASRAVDDEGAGEGPCLSDVDELLGQSAAAGMAVDLSVEGETRSYAAEIEQTAYRVVQEALTNVHKHAAGAKTHVRLAHRVSEIAMQVENEPPPEPASAAAARLPSGGNGLVGMRERVLALGGVFVSGPTDAGGFRVSAVIPAA from the coding sequence ATGACCACGACGGGGGAAGACCATGCCACGGCCCGGGGAGGGCCGTGGTGGTGGACCAGGTGGCGCAGTGCGGTGCTCGACACGGGGCTCGCGGCGGGGTCCGCCGCGGAGTGCGGGGCGGAGGGGGTCCGGTTCGCGCACGACGCGGGGATCCCGGCCGCGGTGGGAGTCGTCTTCGGGGTGCTGGCCGGGTCGGCGCTGATCGTCCGGCGGAAGTGGCCGATCGCGGTCGTGCTGGTGTCCATCGCCATCACCCCGGCCCAGATGGGCTACCTGATGGGCATCGTGGGGCTGTACACCCTGGCCGCCTCCGAGTTGCCGCGCCGGATCATCGGATCGCTGGCCGGGATGTCGTTCCTCGGGATGCTGATCGTCATGTTCGTGCGGGTACGGCAGGACATGCAGCGGGGGACGTGGGAACTGGGTGACTGGTTCGTTCCGTTCGCCTCCATCACCACGGCGGTCGGGATGACCGCGCCGCCCGTGCTGCTCGGGCTGTACGTGGGTGCCAGGCGGCGGTTGATGGAGAGTCTCCGGGAGCGTGCGGACAGCCTGGAGCGGGAGCTCCAGCTTCTCGCGGAGCGGGCCGAGGAGCGGGCCGAGTGGGCGCGGGGTGAGGAGCGGACCCGGATCGCTCGGGAGATGCACGACGTTGTCGCGCATCGGGTGAGTCTGATGGTCGTGCATGCGGCGGCGTTGCAGGCCGTCGCTCGTAAGGATCCTGAGAAGGCGGTCAAGAACGCCGCGCTCGTCGGGGACATGGGGCGCCAGGCACTCACCGAACTGCGGGAGATGCTCGGGGTGTTGAGGAGCGGGGACAGTCGGGACGTGCGCGAGCGGGCGGCCGTGCCGCTGGCCGCGGTGGGTGTGGCCGCGGCGGCTGCGGCTGCGGCTTCTCGTGCCGTCGACGACGAGGGTGCGGGTGAGGGGCCCTGTCTGTCGGACGTGGACGAACTGCTCGGGCAGTCTGCGGCTGCCGGGATGGCTGTGGATCTGTCCGTGGAGGGGGAGACCCGGTCGTACGCCGCGGAGATCGAGCAGACCGCTTACCGGGTGGTGCAGGAGGCGTTGACGAACGTCCACAAGCATGCGGCCGGTGCCAAGACGCATGTACGGCTTGCGCATCGGGTGTCGGAGATCGCGATGCAGGTCGAGAACGAGCCGCCGCCGGAGCCGGCGTCTGCGGCTGCGGCGCGGTTGCCCTCCGGGGGGAACGGGCTGGTGGGGATGCGGGAGCGGGTGCTTGCGTTGGGCGGGGTGTTTGTTTCCGGGCCTACGGATGCGGGTGGGTTTCGGGTTTCGGCGGTTATTCCGGCGGCTTGA